One Pararge aegeria chromosome 4, ilParAegt1.1, whole genome shotgun sequence DNA segment encodes these proteins:
- the LOC120637698 gene encoding growth hormone-regulated TBC protein 1-A-like, whose protein sequence is MAHSSFSAVDEYGFERHDDFDFESYEEFMSVYLKVLASRAQKWAVLLGEGKSVKRTNTVKRYVRKGVPGEHRPSVWMAISQADKMKDQCPDLYQKILDSPFEKELVDLVKTDLPRTFPDNIYFSKEANHQAHLFNVLIAYAHNNRAVGYCQGLNYIAGLLLLSTKSEETSFWLLKVLVEKNLPDYYTKTMDGLIVDIEVLSELVKSKAPDVHQHVINLGLPWAVITTKWFVCLFAEVLPIETVLRIWDCLFYEGSKILFRVCLTLIKNNRAAILACNDFTTLAECFKAIVKNASALHCHEFMQSIFKVPGTLSNSTILKLRARFAKQRREQLQKEPR, encoded by the exons ATGGCTCACTCAAGTTTCAG CGCTGTGGACGAATATGGTTTCGAAAGACATGATGATTTTGACTTTGAGAGCTATGAAGAATTCATGTCCGTGTATCTCAAAGTTTTGGCATCAAGGGCACAAAAATGGGCTGTTTTACTTGGAGAAGGAAAGTCTGTTAAACGCACCAACACTGTCAAGAGATATGTTCGTAAAGGTGTTCCCG GTGAACATCGTCCATCAGTATGGATGGCCATATCACAGGCAGATAAGATGAAAGATCAATGTCCTGACTTATACCAGAAGATCCTTGACAGTCCTTTTGAAAAAGAGCTTGTTGACCTCGTAAAAACAGACCTTCCTCGCACTTTCCCTGACAatatctacttttcaaaggAGGCCAACCATCAAGCACATCTGTTTAATGTGTTAATAGCCTATGCTCACAATAACAGAGCTGTTGGTTATTGTCAGGGCCTAAATTATATTGCTG gttTACTCTTGCTATCCACTAAGAGTGAAGAAACATCATTTTGGCTTCTTAAGGTATTGGTGGAGAAAAATCTCCCAGACTACTATACAAAGACGATGGACGGTCTTATAGTAGATATAGAAGTGTTGTCTGAACTAGTCAAATCCAAGGCACCTGATGTACATCAACATGTAATAAATTTAg GTCTTCCCTGGGCTGTTATAACAACAAAGTGGTTTGTTTGCCTCTTCGCCGAAGTCTTACCCATAGAAACCGTATTGAGAATATGGGACTGCCTTTTCTATGAGGGCTCCAAGATACTTTTCAGAGTTTGTCTGACATTGATCAAGAATAACAGGGCAGCTATATTGGCTTGTAACGACTTTACTACTCTGGCAGAATGTTTTAAGGCTATTGTCAAAAATGCAAGCGCACTGCATTGTCATGAATTTATGCAG tcaATATTTAAAGTACCTGGAACCCTATCCAACTCTACAATTCTGAAGCTAAGAGCCCGGTTCGCAAAGCAACGCAGAGAGCAACTGCAGAAGGAGCCACGGTGA